A single region of the Salipaludibacillus sp. LMS25 genome encodes:
- the carA gene encoding glutamine-hydrolyzing carbamoyl-phosphate synthase small subunit: protein MKRQLILENGETFIGEGIGSEEEKSGEVVFNTGMTGYQEILSDPSYCGQIVTLTYPLIGNYGLNRDDFESVKPSIHGLVVREATDYPSHFRSQLSIDQWLKKENIPGIQGIDTRKLTRMIRENGTLKGRLCSMEADISKTVEELKATPLAVNQVSQVSTKNQYMNPGTKERIVLVDYGAKKGIVKDLVAEGYEVVVVPYNITATSLLNLQPDGVVLSNGPGDPTSVPEAIEMVKQLLGKVPMFGICLGHQLLALASGAKTTKMTFGHRGSNHPVKDLRTGQISITSQNHGYTVEAESIANTQLNVTHINVNDNTIEGLSHKDYPAFSVQYHPEASPGPEDAKGLFKEFKTLVMRQKTDNRGKTYA, encoded by the coding sequence ATGAAACGACAACTTATTTTAGAAAATGGTGAGACTTTTATAGGTGAAGGGATCGGTAGTGAAGAGGAAAAAAGCGGTGAAGTTGTCTTTAATACAGGGATGACGGGATACCAAGAAATATTATCAGATCCATCTTACTGTGGCCAAATCGTCACGCTAACATATCCTCTGATAGGGAATTACGGCCTAAACCGTGATGATTTTGAAAGTGTTAAACCAAGTATTCATGGTCTTGTCGTTCGTGAAGCAACTGATTATCCAAGCCATTTTCGCTCACAGCTTTCCATTGATCAGTGGTTAAAGAAAGAAAACATTCCAGGTATCCAAGGGATTGATACACGAAAATTAACACGAATGATTAGAGAAAACGGCACATTGAAAGGTCGCCTATGCTCAATGGAAGCGGATATTTCTAAAACAGTTGAAGAGTTGAAAGCCACCCCTTTAGCAGTGAATCAAGTGTCACAGGTCTCTACAAAAAATCAATATATGAATCCAGGTACGAAAGAACGGATCGTATTAGTGGATTATGGGGCAAAGAAAGGTATTGTAAAAGACTTAGTGGCTGAAGGTTATGAAGTAGTAGTAGTTCCTTACAACATAACAGCCACGTCATTATTAAATCTACAACCAGATGGCGTTGTCTTAAGCAATGGACCAGGAGATCCTACGTCTGTCCCCGAAGCGATTGAGATGGTTAAGCAATTACTAGGGAAAGTACCTATGTTCGGTATTTGTCTAGGCCATCAGCTTTTGGCACTTGCAAGTGGCGCTAAAACAACAAAGATGACATTCGGTCATCGAGGAAGCAATCACCCTGTGAAAGACCTCCGTACTGGGCAAATCTCGATCACGTCCCAAAATCATGGGTATACGGTGGAAGCTGAGTCTATCGCGAACACACAATTAAACGTCACTCACATCAATGTTAATGACAACACAATTGAAGGACTAAGTCACAAGGATTATCCTGCTTTTAGTGTCCAATACCATCCAGAAGCGTCACCAGGTCCAGAGGATGCAAAAGGATTATTTAAAGAATTTAAAACGCTCGTCATGCGCCAAAAAACGGACAATAGGGGGAAAACATATGCCTAA
- a CDS encoding dihydroorotase, translating into MITLFENAQCYVNERELAVLHILADTVSGKIIKLSDSPLENHDADEIVDVKGKLLIPGLVDLHVHLREPGGEKKETIKTGTLAAARGGFTTIAAMPNTRPVPDTVDNFTMIYTKMKEEGHVRVLPYAAITERQAGRDLTDMEKLASLDAFAFTDDGVGVQEAGTMFEAMTKAASLGKAVVAHCEDNSLLYGGAVHEGSFSKKASLPGILSVTESVHIARDVLLAEATGCHYHVCHVSTKESVRVIRDAKKAGIHVTAEVTPHHLIMSENDIPGDDANYKMNPPLRAEEDRQALVAGLLDGTIDFIATDHAPHTDEEKKLSMIEAPFGIVGLEIAYPLLYTELVKKQRLISEKQLIDWLTIRPAKAFNLPYGEVREGGVADFTVIDRELTDKVDPSSFYSKGKNTPFTGTSLEAWPIMTVYGGRVVWHEEKKEAKK; encoded by the coding sequence ATGATCACGTTATTTGAAAATGCGCAGTGCTATGTTAATGAAAGGGAATTAGCTGTGTTACATATTCTTGCAGACACAGTATCTGGAAAGATAATTAAACTAAGTGACTCACCACTTGAAAACCATGATGCTGATGAAATCGTTGATGTAAAAGGCAAATTACTCATCCCTGGTTTAGTAGATCTTCATGTACATTTAAGGGAACCAGGAGGAGAAAAAAAAGAAACGATTAAAACGGGGACATTAGCTGCAGCACGAGGGGGATTTACGACGATTGCTGCTATGCCAAATACCCGGCCTGTACCAGATACAGTGGATAACTTCACCATGATTTATACCAAAATGAAAGAGGAAGGTCATGTGAGAGTGTTACCTTATGCGGCTATCACTGAACGTCAAGCTGGTCGTGATTTGACGGATATGGAAAAGCTCGCCTCATTAGATGCGTTCGCATTCACCGACGATGGTGTAGGCGTTCAAGAAGCCGGCACCATGTTTGAAGCAATGACTAAGGCGGCTTCCTTAGGAAAGGCTGTTGTCGCGCATTGTGAAGATAATTCCTTATTATATGGAGGAGCGGTCCATGAAGGGAGCTTTTCTAAAAAAGCCTCACTTCCGGGCATCTTATCGGTGACGGAATCCGTTCACATTGCAAGAGATGTCCTACTAGCAGAAGCGACCGGCTGTCACTATCACGTGTGTCATGTTAGTACAAAAGAATCGGTTAGAGTGATTAGAGATGCGAAAAAGGCAGGCATACACGTGACGGCTGAAGTAACGCCGCACCATCTTATTATGTCAGAGAATGACATTCCAGGCGATGATGCAAATTATAAAATGAATCCCCCTCTTAGAGCAGAAGAAGACAGACAAGCGCTTGTTGCTGGATTGTTAGACGGGACGATTGACTTTATCGCTACAGATCACGCGCCACACACAGATGAAGAAAAAAAACTATCTATGATAGAAGCCCCTTTTGGAATTGTTGGTTTGGAGATTGCGTATCCTCTTCTTTACACAGAGTTAGTCAAAAAACAGCGTCTTATATCAGAGAAGCAGCTGATAGACTGGTTAACGATTAGGCCCGCTAAAGCATTTAACCTACCTTACGGAGAAGTGAGAGAGGGAGGAGTTGCAGATTTTACTGTAATCGATCGTGAATTAACTGACAAAGTAGATCCTAGCTCATTTTATTCTAAAGGAAAAAACACACCATTTACAGGGACATCATTAGAAGCTTGGCCTATTATGACCGTTTATGGTGGTCGAGTCGTCTGGCATGAGGAGAAAAAGGAGGCAAAGAAATGA
- a CDS encoding aspartate carbamoyltransferase catalytic subunit → MKQLRTLNDLTLPELETILSEADKCAPSQELMGGEQPIVANLFFEPSTRTKCSFEMAEKQLGIDIIPFDVSHSSVQKGETLYDTAKTLEAIGCRALIIRHPEMKYYEQLNGLTIPIINAGDGAGDHPTQSLLDLLTIKQEFNRFDGLHVVISGDIRHSRVAHTNAKILKKLGARVSYSGPLEWMDPELTEDEYLTMDEAVDQADVLMLLRIQTERHDGEGGYTKETYHRQFGLTVEREMRMKSHSIIMHPAPVNREVELAGSLVECKRSRIFKQMTNGVKVRKAILAHVLNLKGEKQYDHVI, encoded by the coding sequence ATGAAGCAGTTGAGAACATTGAACGATCTAACTTTACCGGAGCTAGAGACGATTTTATCGGAGGCCGATAAGTGTGCTCCCTCACAGGAGCTTATGGGGGGGGAACAACCGATTGTAGCCAATCTCTTTTTTGAACCGAGTACGAGAACGAAGTGCAGCTTTGAGATGGCAGAAAAACAATTAGGCATTGACATCATTCCCTTCGATGTAAGCCATTCTAGTGTGCAAAAAGGTGAAACATTATACGATACTGCTAAAACATTAGAAGCGATTGGGTGTAGGGCTTTGATCATTCGCCATCCTGAAATGAAGTATTACGAACAACTAAACGGATTAACTATTCCAATTATTAATGCTGGAGATGGGGCAGGAGATCATCCGACACAATCACTCCTTGATTTACTGACAATCAAACAAGAATTTAACCGCTTTGATGGTTTGCATGTGGTCATTTCCGGCGATATAAGACACAGTCGCGTTGCTCATACAAACGCAAAGATTTTAAAAAAATTAGGGGCGCGTGTGTCATATTCAGGGCCTTTAGAATGGATGGATCCAGAACTGACTGAAGATGAGTACTTAACGATGGATGAAGCGGTCGACCAGGCAGACGTCTTAATGCTTTTACGTATTCAAACAGAAAGGCATGATGGAGAAGGCGGTTATACGAAAGAAACGTATCATAGGCAATTTGGCTTGACAGTGGAACGAGAAATGCGGATGAAATCACACAGTATTATTATGCATCCAGCACCCGTTAATAGGGAGGTAGAATTAGCCGGAAGTCTTGTGGAATGTAAACGTTCACGAATTTTTAAGCAGATGACAAATGGTGTGAAAGTAAGAAAGGCGATTCTTGCCCATGTTCTGAATTTAAAGGGGGAAAAACAGTATGATCACGTTATTTGA
- a CDS encoding solute carrier family 23 protein: protein MKQHTVGIREVPRIDKWFVLSIQHLFAMFGATILVPLLTGLSPAVALVSSGLGTLAYIVITKGRIPAYLGSSFAFIMPIITAITIGGPEGAMIGSFFAGVLYGIVALIIKATGVQWLMKLLPPIVVGPVIMVIGLGLAGVAIDMAMNDPSTGTYSGIHLTVALVTLTLTILGSVFFKGFFGLIPILIGIVGGYTVAVFLGLVDFTVVREASWIQAPEFLVPFVTYTPSFSWQIFAIMVPVAMVTLSEHIGDQMVLSKIAEKNFIKKPGLHRSIFGDGIATVISSLLGGPPNTTYGENIGVIALTRVFSVFVIGGAAVLAIMFGFVGKVSALITTIPSAVMGGVSILLFGIIASNGLRMLIDNKIDVGKKRNLIIVSVILVIGIGGAFIQLTPEVEVAGMALATIIGIILNLVLPGRDPVKTTDEMFKDMSEHKGDAA from the coding sequence ATGAAACAACATACAGTCGGTATTAGAGAAGTCCCTAGAATTGATAAATGGTTCGTTTTAAGTATTCAACATTTATTCGCCATGTTCGGCGCTACGATTCTCGTTCCATTACTAACAGGATTGAGTCCTGCCGTTGCTCTTGTTTCCAGCGGACTCGGTACACTTGCGTATATCGTCATTACAAAAGGTCGCATTCCAGCGTATTTAGGCTCTTCCTTTGCTTTTATTATGCCGATTATTACGGCTATTACAATTGGAGGACCCGAAGGCGCTATGATCGGTAGCTTTTTCGCAGGAGTCTTATACGGAATCGTTGCTCTCATCATAAAAGCAACTGGTGTTCAATGGCTCATGAAACTGCTACCTCCTATCGTCGTAGGTCCTGTTATTATGGTTATCGGTCTCGGCCTAGCTGGTGTCGCTATCGATATGGCGATGAACGATCCAAGCACTGGCACATATAGCGGTATTCACTTAACGGTTGCACTTGTGACATTAACGTTAACCATTTTAGGGTCAGTCTTTTTCAAAGGATTCTTCGGATTGATTCCAATCTTAATTGGCATTGTCGGTGGTTATACTGTGGCAGTTTTCCTAGGACTAGTGGATTTTACAGTCGTAAGAGAGGCAAGCTGGATTCAAGCTCCTGAGTTTCTCGTCCCATTTGTCACGTATACACCATCATTTTCATGGCAGATCTTTGCCATCATGGTGCCAGTAGCAATGGTGACACTTTCAGAGCATATCGGTGACCAAATGGTGTTAAGTAAAATTGCTGAAAAGAATTTTATAAAAAAACCTGGTCTACACCGATCCATTTTCGGTGACGGTATTGCCACAGTTATCAGTTCTTTACTCGGCGGCCCTCCAAATACGACGTACGGCGAAAATATCGGCGTCATTGCCTTAACGCGAGTATTCAGCGTGTTCGTTATTGGTGGTGCAGCGGTATTGGCTATCATGTTCGGATTTGTTGGTAAAGTCTCAGCTTTAATCACGACGATCCCTTCTGCAGTAATGGGGGGTGTCTCAATCTTATTATTCGGTATCATCGCTTCTAACGGATTAAGAATGTTGATCGATAATAAAATAGATGTGGGTAAGAAAAGAAATTTAATCATTGTATCGGTTATTCTTGTCATCGGTATCGGTGGCGCCTTTATTCAACTAACACCTGAAGTTGAAGTGGCAGGTATGGCATTAGCCACGATCATTGGTATCATTTTAAACCTCGTGTTACCGGGCCGTGACCCGGTGAAAACGACGGATGAAATGTTTAAAGATATGAGTGAGCATAAAGGCGACGCAGCCTAA
- the pyrR gene encoding bifunctional pyr operon transcriptional regulator/uracil phosphoribosyltransferase PyrR encodes MTKVILDEQAIRRALTRIAHEIIEKNKGVSDCILVGIKTRGVYLAERLAEKIEAIEGEKVATGEVDITLYRDDLTPKTKDEQPEIKGTDIRTDVAEKKVILVDDVLFTGRTVRAALDAIIDLGRPAQIQLAVLIDRGHRELPIRPDFIGKNVPTAKTEVIEAKLQEVDGAEEVILTQKTSL; translated from the coding sequence ATGACGAAAGTAATCCTTGATGAGCAGGCGATACGACGAGCCTTAACACGTATCGCACACGAGATTATTGAGAAAAATAAAGGTGTTTCAGACTGTATCCTTGTCGGTATAAAAACACGAGGCGTCTACCTTGCTGAAAGGTTAGCAGAAAAGATAGAAGCCATTGAAGGAGAAAAAGTAGCTACAGGAGAGGTTGATATTACGCTCTACCGTGATGACTTAACTCCTAAAACAAAAGATGAACAGCCAGAAATAAAAGGAACTGATATAAGAACGGATGTAGCAGAGAAAAAAGTCATCCTTGTTGATGATGTCTTGTTCACAGGACGAACGGTGCGAGCGGCGTTGGATGCTATTATTGACTTAGGTAGGCCGGCTCAAATTCAATTAGCTGTTCTTATTGACCGAGGACATCGAGAATTGCCAATTAGACCAGACTTTATTGGAAAAAATGTCCCGACAGCAAAAACAGAAGTAATCGAAGCAAAATTACAGGAAGTAGATGGTGCAGAAGAAGTGATTCTCACACAAAAAACCTCCCTTTAA
- a CDS encoding RluA family pseudouridine synthase yields the protein MAKHTFICEEKRTRLDKWLTNQTEWSRSLIQQWIQDGHVAVNGEPVKSNYKMQLGDEVVVDEPEVKELEVKAEPLDLDIIYEDRDVLVVNKPRGMVVHPAPGHASGTLVNGLMAHCQDLSGINGVLRPGIVHRIDKDTSGLLMVAKNDLAHESLVEQLKNKTTKRRYEALVSGVIPHDKGTIDAPIGRDPEDRQRMTVTDMHARDAVTHFQVIERFANYTHVACELETGRTHQIRAHMKYIGYPIVGDPKYGSRKKHAFPINGQALHAELLGFVHPRTGEDMLFRAPLPDDLKDCLDQAGRK from the coding sequence ATGGCTAAACATACTTTTATATGTGAAGAGAAGCGTACGAGGTTAGATAAATGGTTAACGAACCAAACTGAATGGTCTCGCAGTCTTATCCAACAATGGATTCAAGACGGTCATGTAGCTGTTAACGGAGAACCTGTTAAAAGCAATTATAAAATGCAGCTAGGTGATGAAGTGGTCGTGGACGAACCAGAAGTAAAAGAATTAGAAGTAAAGGCAGAGCCGTTGGATCTAGATATTATTTATGAAGATAGAGATGTTCTTGTTGTCAATAAGCCGAGAGGAATGGTTGTCCACCCAGCACCAGGACACGCCTCTGGGACCCTTGTAAATGGGCTTATGGCTCATTGCCAAGATTTATCAGGAATTAATGGCGTTTTGAGACCGGGGATCGTTCATCGCATTGATAAAGATACGTCTGGACTATTAATGGTAGCTAAAAACGATCTTGCTCATGAATCATTAGTGGAGCAGCTAAAAAACAAAACGACAAAGCGTCGTTATGAAGCGCTTGTATCAGGTGTCATCCCCCATGATAAAGGGACGATTGATGCGCCTATTGGAAGAGATCCGGAAGACCGGCAACGCATGACAGTAACTGACATGCATGCAAGAGACGCAGTGACACACTTTCAAGTCATAGAGAGGTTTGCTAACTATACCCATGTGGCTTGTGAACTTGAGACTGGGCGTACTCATCAAATAAGAGCTCATATGAAATATATCGGTTACCCTATTGTAGGAGATCCTAAATATGGTTCGCGGAAGAAGCATGCCTTCCCTATAAACGGTCAAGCGTTACATGCTGAACTTTTAGGTTTCGTACATCCACGCACAGGTGAAGACATGCTCTTTCGTGCGCCACTACCTGACGATTTAAAAGATTGTCTTGATCAAGCAGGTCGAAAATAA
- the lspA gene encoding signal peptidase II encodes MTLRYYVMALAVIMLDQFTKWLVVQYMDLRQSITLIENVLYLTSHRNPGAAFGILEGKTWFFIIVTIVVVGVIIYYIQRYAKGNTWFGISLGLLLGGAIGNFIDRLLFGAVVDFIDVYIFTYNYPIFNVADSALVTGVIMMMIHVFKEEKKQRKS; translated from the coding sequence ATGACGTTGCGTTATTATGTTATGGCACTGGCAGTTATTATGTTGGATCAATTCACTAAATGGCTAGTCGTACAGTATATGGATTTAAGACAAAGCATAACACTTATAGAAAATGTCCTCTACTTAACGTCGCACCGTAATCCTGGAGCCGCATTTGGTATACTTGAAGGGAAAACGTGGTTTTTTATCATCGTGACTATCGTAGTGGTTGGGGTGATTATTTATTACATTCAAAGGTATGCAAAAGGAAATACGTGGTTTGGAATATCTTTGGGGTTATTGCTTGGAGGGGCTATCGGTAATTTTATCGATAGATTATTGTTTGGAGCTGTCGTGGATTTTATTGACGTTTATATTTTCACATATAACTATCCCATTTTTAATGTGGCAGATTCAGCTCTCGTTACTGGTGTTATTATGATGATGATACATGTTTTCAAAGAAGAAAAAAAACAGAGGAAGTCTTAA
- the ileS gene encoding isoleucine--tRNA ligase: MDYKDTLLMPKTDFPMRGNLPNREPEMQTAWDEENIYEQVQKRTEGRPLFILHDGPPYANGDIHMGHALNKILKDFIVRYKSMSGFHAPYVPGWDTHGLPIETALTKKGKVDRKKLTVAEFRQKCEEYALEQVERQKEQFKRLGVRGDWDNPYVTLTHDFEAQQIKVFGDMAKKGYIYKGKKPVYWSPSSESALAEAEIEYHDKRSPSIYVAFDVTEGNGVLKGNEKFVIWTTTPWTIPANLAIALHPELTYASVKVGEATYIVAKELIEQLAKEFEWDHYEIVQTFSGSDLERTKAKHPLYDREALIVLGDHVTLDAGTGCVHTAPGHGEDDYLVGQTYGLDVLCPVNDKGVFTDEAPMFEGIFYDEANKMITEKLEEAGALLKLTFITHSYPHDWRTKKPVIFRATAQWFASIKDFREDLLREIEAVEWLPKWGETRLYNMVRDRGDWCISRQRAWGVPIPIFYGEDGEPIITDETIDHVSQLFREHGSNIWFEWETKDLLPKGFTSPHSPNGNFTKEMDIMDVWFDSGSSHQAVLEERDDLTRPADIYLEGSDQYRGWFNSSLSTAVAVTGKAPYKAVISHGFTLDGVGKKMSKSLGNTIIPNKVMKQLGADILRLWVASVDYQADVRVSDDILKQVAEVYRKIRNTFRFLLGNLADFDPATNKVAYDKLAEVDQYMLVKLNDLVSDVKKGYEEYQFANVYNKIHNFCTVELSSFYMDIAKDTLYIKHADHISRRRIQTVMYETLTALVKLVSPILSHTADEVWKHIPAVSETSVQLTDMPETQSFTNVTELCRKWDRFMVLRDDVLKALEEARTHKGIKKSLHAHVTVYASDEDRILLESIEELHKLFITSGTTVASRETDLPAESVEYDEIAVRVEQAEGDTCERCWVVSTKLGENSHHPGLCPECTETVVNHY, translated from the coding sequence ATGGATTACAAAGATACGTTACTTATGCCTAAGACAGATTTTCCGATGAGAGGGAACCTTCCAAATCGGGAGCCTGAGATGCAAACAGCATGGGATGAGGAAAATATTTATGAACAAGTGCAAAAGCGAACGGAAGGACGTCCGTTATTCATTTTGCATGATGGGCCCCCTTACGCCAATGGGGATATTCATATGGGCCATGCATTAAACAAAATTTTAAAAGATTTCATCGTCCGCTATAAATCAATGAGCGGTTTCCATGCTCCTTATGTCCCTGGTTGGGATACGCACGGGCTTCCCATTGAGACAGCGCTAACGAAAAAAGGAAAAGTTGATAGAAAAAAATTGACGGTGGCGGAATTTCGACAAAAATGCGAGGAATATGCACTTGAGCAAGTAGAGCGACAAAAAGAGCAGTTTAAACGGCTTGGTGTCCGTGGTGATTGGGACAATCCTTATGTAACCTTAACGCATGATTTTGAAGCACAACAAATTAAAGTCTTTGGTGACATGGCAAAGAAAGGCTATATTTACAAAGGTAAAAAACCTGTTTATTGGTCACCATCATCTGAATCAGCCTTGGCAGAAGCAGAGATCGAGTATCACGATAAACGGTCACCATCAATTTATGTAGCTTTTGATGTGACTGAAGGAAACGGTGTGCTGAAAGGCAATGAAAAGTTTGTCATTTGGACGACTACACCTTGGACGATTCCAGCTAACTTAGCTATTGCTCTTCATCCTGAGTTAACGTATGCTTCCGTCAAAGTAGGAGAAGCCACTTATATTGTAGCTAAAGAGCTCATTGAGCAGCTTGCAAAAGAGTTTGAATGGGACCATTACGAGATCGTTCAAACATTCAGTGGAAGTGACTTGGAAAGAACAAAAGCAAAGCACCCCCTTTACGATCGGGAAGCACTCATCGTTCTAGGAGATCATGTGACTTTAGATGCTGGTACTGGTTGTGTGCACACAGCTCCAGGGCACGGGGAAGACGATTATCTCGTAGGGCAAACATACGGCCTTGATGTGTTATGTCCAGTAAACGACAAAGGTGTTTTTACAGATGAAGCACCCATGTTTGAAGGGATCTTCTATGATGAAGCGAATAAAATGATCACTGAGAAGCTAGAAGAAGCAGGAGCCTTATTAAAGCTCACGTTTATTACACACTCTTACCCCCACGATTGGCGCACGAAGAAGCCAGTGATTTTCCGAGCGACTGCTCAGTGGTTTGCGTCAATTAAAGATTTTAGAGAAGATCTTCTTCGTGAAATAGAGGCGGTTGAATGGCTGCCGAAATGGGGAGAAACCCGACTTTATAACATGGTTCGTGATAGAGGAGATTGGTGTATTTCTCGTCAGCGTGCTTGGGGTGTCCCTATTCCAATTTTTTATGGCGAAGATGGCGAACCAATTATTACAGATGAAACGATTGACCACGTGTCACAACTGTTTCGTGAGCATGGATCGAATATTTGGTTTGAGTGGGAGACGAAAGATCTGCTTCCTAAAGGGTTTACTTCTCCACATAGTCCGAATGGCAACTTTACTAAAGAAATGGACATTATGGACGTTTGGTTTGATTCAGGGTCTTCACATCAAGCAGTATTAGAAGAACGGGATGATCTGACACGTCCAGCAGATATCTATTTAGAAGGTTCTGACCAATATAGAGGCTGGTTTAACTCGTCTTTGTCTACAGCAGTGGCAGTGACTGGAAAAGCGCCATATAAAGCGGTGATTAGTCATGGGTTCACGTTAGACGGCGTCGGGAAGAAAATGAGTAAATCTCTTGGAAACACAATCATTCCTAACAAAGTCATGAAGCAACTCGGTGCAGATATTTTACGTTTATGGGTTGCCTCAGTTGATTATCAAGCTGATGTTCGGGTGTCAGATGATATTTTAAAACAAGTGGCGGAAGTCTATAGGAAAATCCGTAATACTTTTAGATTCCTTTTAGGTAACTTAGCTGACTTTGATCCAGCTACAAATAAAGTAGCTTATGATAAGTTAGCAGAAGTGGATCAATATATGCTCGTAAAACTGAATGACCTTGTCAGTGACGTGAAAAAAGGCTATGAAGAGTATCAGTTCGCTAATGTGTATAATAAAATTCATAACTTTTGTACCGTTGAATTAAGTTCCTTCTATATGGACATTGCAAAAGACACACTCTATATTAAACATGCTGATCACATCAGTCGCAGACGAATTCAAACAGTTATGTACGAGACTCTAACGGCATTAGTAAAGCTCGTTTCCCCTATTTTATCTCATACAGCAGATGAAGTTTGGAAGCATATCCCGGCTGTGAGTGAAACGAGTGTACAGCTAACAGACATGCCTGAAACTCAATCATTTACGAATGTTACTGAACTGTGCCGCAAGTGGGACCGATTTATGGTTCTACGAGACGATGTCTTAAAGGCGCTTGAAGAAGCCCGCACTCATAAAGGGATTAAGAAGAGTCTCCATGCACACGTGACAGTATATGCTAGTGATGAGGACCGCATTCTTCTTGAGTCAATTGAGGAACTGCATAAGTTATTTATTACATCTGGAACGACAGTCGCGTCTCGCGAAACAGATCTTCCAGCAGAAAGCGTTGAGTATGACGAAATCGCAGTTCGTGTAGAACAAGCGGAAGGCGACACGTGTGAACGTTGTTGGGTCGTGTCAACGAAATTAGGAGAAAACAGTCACCATCCAGGTTTATGTCCAGAATGTACTGAAACAGTCGTTAACCATTATTAA
- a CDS encoding DivIVA domain-containing protein — translation MPLTPLDIHNKEFARGFRGYDEDEVNEFLDQMIKDYEMVIREKQELYDRVQELEEKLEHFSNIEMTLNKSILVAQETAEDVKRNADKEAKLIIKESEKNADRIINEALAKSRKVALEIEELKKQASVYRTRFKMLLEAQLEMLGNEDWDDLAHSLNEQEEEQHYENY, via the coding sequence GTGCCATTAACTCCCTTAGATATTCATAATAAGGAATTTGCAAGAGGTTTCAGAGGCTATGATGAAGATGAAGTGAATGAATTTTTAGATCAAATGATTAAAGATTATGAAATGGTCATTAGAGAAAAGCAAGAACTTTATGACAGAGTTCAAGAGCTGGAAGAAAAGCTAGAGCACTTCTCAAATATTGAAATGACTTTGAATAAATCTATTCTCGTAGCTCAAGAAACGGCGGAAGATGTAAAGCGCAATGCTGATAAGGAAGCTAAACTTATTATTAAAGAATCTGAGAAAAATGCTGATCGAATCATTAATGAAGCATTGGCTAAATCACGTAAAGTAGCTCTTGAAATAGAGGAATTAAAAAAGCAGGCATCTGTTTATCGTACGCGTTTTAAAATGTTACTAGAGGCTCAGCTTGAGATGCTAGGAAATGAAGATTGGGATGATTTAGCCCATTCACTAAACGAACAAGAAGAGGAACAGCATTACGAGAATTATTAA
- a CDS encoding RNA-binding protein gives MSLYEHFRKDEHPFVDQVLDWQRIVEEEYRPKLTDFLDPRQQKIVKLIIGEQGTPLLVFWGGHENAERKRALLYPEYVDPDKSDFQTALFELDYPRKFSTLEHRKLLGSLMSIGMKRDKFGDIISDQERFQVILAKEVADYVQMNLQAVGKTNVMLRELPEEDVLPFNQERDERAVTVSSLRLDTVLSEAFHVSRAKIKPAVMGEKVKVNWKVVDDPAYQLTEGDMLSLRGKGRCELVQFDGETKKGKYRLILGFPK, from the coding sequence ATGTCGTTATACGAGCACTTTAGAAAAGACGAGCATCCTTTCGTTGATCAGGTTTTAGACTGGCAGCGAATAGTTGAAGAGGAATATCGACCGAAATTAACTGATTTTCTCGATCCTCGTCAGCAAAAGATTGTTAAGTTAATCATAGGTGAACAAGGAACGCCCCTGCTGGTGTTTTGGGGTGGTCATGAAAACGCTGAGAGAAAACGCGCGCTCCTTTATCCTGAATACGTTGACCCTGATAAAAGCGATTTTCAGACAGCTCTCTTTGAGCTAGATTATCCGAGGAAATTTAGCACACTAGAACACAGGAAGCTTTTAGGGTCACTTATGAGTATCGGTATGAAGCGTGACAAATTTGGTGATATTATCTCCGATCAAGAACGCTTTCAGGTCATTCTGGCCAAAGAAGTGGCTGATTATGTACAAATGAATTTGCAGGCGGTCGGTAAGACAAATGTCATGTTGCGTGAATTGCCGGAAGAAGACGTGCTACCGTTTAATCAGGAGAGGGATGAGCGAGCTGTCACCGTCTCATCTTTAAGGCTAGATACCGTGCTATCTGAGGCATTCCACGTATCAAGAGCTAAAATCAAGCCGGCTGTAATGGGTGAAAAAGTAAAGGTGAATTGGAAAGTGGTTGATGACCCAGCTTATCAGCTTACAGAAGGTGATATGTTGTCGTTAAGAGGTAAAGGAAGGTGTGAACTCGTCCAGTTTGATGGAGAAACAAAGAAAGGCAAGTATCGTCTTATATTGGGCTTTCCAAAATAA